A stretch of Bos indicus x Bos taurus breed Angus x Brahman F1 hybrid chromosome 17, Bos_hybrid_MaternalHap_v2.0, whole genome shotgun sequence DNA encodes these proteins:
- the FICD gene encoding adenosine monophosphate-protein transferase FICD isoform X1, which produces MTLMSMASVMAVTEPKWVSVWGRFLWAMLLSMVLGSLLALLLPLGTVEEHCLTVLKGFYLLRSKLERAQPAVIKCTRPSTELSLTSRGAALLAVKTKASPAGKLEAKAALNQALEMKRQGKRQKAHKLFLHALKMDPGFVDALNEFGIFSEEDKDIIQADYLYTRALTIAPHHEKALVNRDRTLPLVEEIDQRFFSIIDSKVKRVMSIPKGNSALRRVMEETYYHHIYHTVAIEGNTLTLSEIRHILETRYAVPGKSLEEQNEVIGMHAAMTYVNTTLLSRVGSVSIGDVLEIHRRVLGYVDPVEAGRFRTTQVLVGHHIPPHPQEVEKQMQEFVQWLNSEDAMSLHPVEFAALAHYKLVYIHPFIDGNGRTSRLLMNLILMQAGYPPITIRKEQRSEYYHVLEVANEGDVRPFIRFIAKCTETTLDTLLFATTEYPVALPEARPNHSGFKETLPVKP; this is translated from the exons ATGACCCTCATGTCGATGGCTTCGGTGATGGCAGTGACTGAACCAAAGTGGGTCTCAGTCTGGGGCCGCTTCCTGTGGGCGATGCTGCTGAGCATGGTGCTGGGCTCCCTGCTggccctgctgctgccgctgGGGACCGTGGAAGAGCACTGTCTGACTGTGCTCAAGGGCTTCTACCTGCTCAGGAGCAAGCTGGAGCGGGCACAGCCCGCTGTCATCAAGTGCACCAGGCCATCCACGGAGCTCAGTCTCACCTCCAGGGGTGCGGCGCTGCTGGCGGTCAAGACCAAGGCCTCTCCAG CAGGCAAGTTGGAGGCCAAAGCAGCTCTGAACCAGGCCCTGGAGATGAAACGGCAGGGCAAGCGGCAGAAGGCCCACAAGCTCTTCCTGCACGCCCTCAAGATGGACCCGGGCTTTGTGGACGCGCTCAACGAGTTCGGCATCTTCTCGGAGGAGGACAAGGACATCATCCAGGCAGACTACCTGTACACCCGCGCGCTGACCATCGCGCCCCACCATGAGAAGGCACTGGTCAACCGCGACCGCACACTGCCGCTGGTGGAGGAGATCGACCAGCGCTTCTTCAGCATCATCGACAGCAAAGTGAAGAGGGTCATGTCCATCCCCAAGGGCAACTCCGCGCTGCGCCGGGTGATGGAGGAGACGTACTACCACCACATCTACCACACAGTGGCCATCGAGGGCAACACCCTCACGCTCTCGGAGATCAGGCACATCCTGGAGACGCGCTACGCCGTGCCGGGGAAGAGCCTGGAGGAGCAGAACGAGGTCATCGGCATGCACGCGGCCATGACATACGTGAACACGACGCTGCTGTCCCGCGTGGGCTCCGTCAGCATTGGCGACGTGCTGGAGATCCACCGGCGGGTGCTGGGCTACGTGGACCCCGTAGAGGCCGGCCGCTTCCGCACCACGCAGGTCCTGGTGGGCCACCACATCCCGCCCCACCCGCAGGAGGTGGAGAAGCAGATGCAGGAGTTCGTGCAGTGGCTCAACTCTGAGGACGCCATGAGCCTGCACCCGGTGGAGTTTGCGGCCCTGGCCCACTACAAGCTCGTCTACATCCACCCCTTCATTGACGGCAACGGCAGGACCTCGCGCCTGCTCATGAACCTCATCCTCATGCAGGCGGGCTACCCGCCCATCACCATCCGCAAGGAGCAGCGGTCTGAGTACTACCACGTGCTGGAGGTCGCCAACGAGGGCGACGTGAGGCCCTTCATCCGCTTCATTGCCAAGTGCACGGAGACCACCCTGGACACCCTGCTCTTCGCCACCACAGAGTACCCGGTGGCACTGCCAGAGGCCAGACCCAACCACTCTGGGTTCAAGGAGACGCTGCCAGTGAAGCCCTAA
- the FICD gene encoding adenosine monophosphate-protein transferase FICD isoform X2, which yields MTLMSMASVMAVTEPKWVSVWGRFLWAMLLSMVLGSLLALLLPLGTVEEHCLTVLKGFYLLRSKLERAQPAVIKCTRPSTELSLTSRGAALLAVKTKASPGKLEAKAALNQALEMKRQGKRQKAHKLFLHALKMDPGFVDALNEFGIFSEEDKDIIQADYLYTRALTIAPHHEKALVNRDRTLPLVEEIDQRFFSIIDSKVKRVMSIPKGNSALRRVMEETYYHHIYHTVAIEGNTLTLSEIRHILETRYAVPGKSLEEQNEVIGMHAAMTYVNTTLLSRVGSVSIGDVLEIHRRVLGYVDPVEAGRFRTTQVLVGHHIPPHPQEVEKQMQEFVQWLNSEDAMSLHPVEFAALAHYKLVYIHPFIDGNGRTSRLLMNLILMQAGYPPITIRKEQRSEYYHVLEVANEGDVRPFIRFIAKCTETTLDTLLFATTEYPVALPEARPNHSGFKETLPVKP from the exons ATGACCCTCATGTCGATGGCTTCGGTGATGGCAGTGACTGAACCAAAGTGGGTCTCAGTCTGGGGCCGCTTCCTGTGGGCGATGCTGCTGAGCATGGTGCTGGGCTCCCTGCTggccctgctgctgccgctgGGGACCGTGGAAGAGCACTGTCTGACTGTGCTCAAGGGCTTCTACCTGCTCAGGAGCAAGCTGGAGCGGGCACAGCCCGCTGTCATCAAGTGCACCAGGCCATCCACGGAGCTCAGTCTCACCTCCAGGGGTGCGGCGCTGCTGGCGGTCAAGACCAAGGCCTCTCCAG GCAAGTTGGAGGCCAAAGCAGCTCTGAACCAGGCCCTGGAGATGAAACGGCAGGGCAAGCGGCAGAAGGCCCACAAGCTCTTCCTGCACGCCCTCAAGATGGACCCGGGCTTTGTGGACGCGCTCAACGAGTTCGGCATCTTCTCGGAGGAGGACAAGGACATCATCCAGGCAGACTACCTGTACACCCGCGCGCTGACCATCGCGCCCCACCATGAGAAGGCACTGGTCAACCGCGACCGCACACTGCCGCTGGTGGAGGAGATCGACCAGCGCTTCTTCAGCATCATCGACAGCAAAGTGAAGAGGGTCATGTCCATCCCCAAGGGCAACTCCGCGCTGCGCCGGGTGATGGAGGAGACGTACTACCACCACATCTACCACACAGTGGCCATCGAGGGCAACACCCTCACGCTCTCGGAGATCAGGCACATCCTGGAGACGCGCTACGCCGTGCCGGGGAAGAGCCTGGAGGAGCAGAACGAGGTCATCGGCATGCACGCGGCCATGACATACGTGAACACGACGCTGCTGTCCCGCGTGGGCTCCGTCAGCATTGGCGACGTGCTGGAGATCCACCGGCGGGTGCTGGGCTACGTGGACCCCGTAGAGGCCGGCCGCTTCCGCACCACGCAGGTCCTGGTGGGCCACCACATCCCGCCCCACCCGCAGGAGGTGGAGAAGCAGATGCAGGAGTTCGTGCAGTGGCTCAACTCTGAGGACGCCATGAGCCTGCACCCGGTGGAGTTTGCGGCCCTGGCCCACTACAAGCTCGTCTACATCCACCCCTTCATTGACGGCAACGGCAGGACCTCGCGCCTGCTCATGAACCTCATCCTCATGCAGGCGGGCTACCCGCCCATCACCATCCGCAAGGAGCAGCGGTCTGAGTACTACCACGTGCTGGAGGTCGCCAACGAGGGCGACGTGAGGCCCTTCATCCGCTTCATTGCCAAGTGCACGGAGACCACCCTGGACACCCTGCTCTTCGCCACCACAGAGTACCCGGTGGCACTGCCAGAGGCCAGACCCAACCACTCTGGGTTCAAGGAGACGCTGCCAGTGAAGCCCTAA